The following are encoded together in the Ignavibacteriales bacterium genome:
- a CDS encoding DUF2188 domain-containing protein — MSKKNQHVVPRKDGWAVKSEGSSKASVIKPTQEKAIKEAIKIAKNQKSEVVIHGRDGKIRDKDSYGKDPHPPKDRKH, encoded by the coding sequence ATGTCTAAGAAAAATCAACATGTTGTTCCACGTAAGGATGGGTGGGCTGTTAAAAGCGAAGGAAGCTCTAAAGCTAGTGTCATAAAACCGACACAAGAAAAAGCTATCAAAGAAGCAATAAAGATTGCAAAAAATCAAAAATCTGAAGTCGTTATACACGGTCGGGATGGCAAGATCAGAGATAAAGACAGCTATGGAAAAGATCCTCATCCACCAAAAGATAGGAAACACTGA